One Indicator indicator isolate 239-I01 chromosome 21, UM_Iind_1.1, whole genome shotgun sequence DNA segment encodes these proteins:
- the FIBIN gene encoding fin bud initiation factor homolog — translation MPAALLLLWLGCLGSLCRGYFEGPLYPEMSNGTLHHYFVPDGDYEENDDPERCQLLFRVSEQRRCGVAAAGGGGGLSLREELTVLGRQVEDAGRVLEGIGKSISYDLDGEESYSTYLRRESAQISDAYSSSDRSLSELEGKFRQGQEQSGREEARLGDSFLGLLLHARALLRETRHISSGLRDKHDLLALTVRSHGARLSRLKNDYLRA, via the coding sequence ATGCCGGCAGCgctgcttctgctgtggctgggctgcctgggcagcctctgccgtGGGTACTTCGAGGGCCCGCTGTACCCCGAGATGTCCAACGGCACCCTGCATCATTACTTCGTCCCCGACGGGGACTATGAGGAGAACGACGACCCCGAGCGCTGCCAGCTGCTCTTCAGGGTGAGCGAGCAGCGGCGGTGCGGGGTGGCGGcagcgggcggcggcggcgggctgAGCCTGCGGGAGGAGCTGACGGTGCTGGGCCGGCAGGTGGAGGACGCGGGCCGGGTGCTGGAAGGCATCGGCAAGAGCATCTCCTACGACCTGGACGGGGAGGAGAGCTACAGCACCTACCTGCGCCGGGAGTCCGCCCAGATCAGCGACGCCTACTCCAGCTCGGACCGGTCGCTGAGCGAGCTGGAGGGCAAGTTTcggcaggggcaggagcagagcgGCCGGGAGGAGGCTCGCCTGGGCGACAGCTtcttggggctgctgctgcacgCCCGCGCCTTGCTCCGGGAGACCCGCCACATCTCCAGCGGGCTACGGGACAAGCACGACCTCCTGGCCCTCACCGTCCGCAGCCACGGCGCCCGCCTCAGCCGCCTCAAGAACGACTATCTCCGCGCCTGA